The proteins below come from a single Drosophila miranda strain MSH22 chromosome Y unlocalized genomic scaffold, D.miranda_PacBio2.1 Contig_Y1_pilon, whole genome shotgun sequence genomic window:
- the LOC117190459 gene encoding 28S ribosomal protein S17, mitochondrial-like, translating to MSRRGRLLMGQCMPCIKQNASKIRIRRMELDKNLNMYFKKDDFYFAHDPQKVCKTGDVVLIRELPERMTRLITHAVEKVVYPLGDITDPITGKKVVVGKYREDIEMANELFGKSKKSFDYDKAPPRGRLEGTKDFTHGETYIKYHEDGKDQPFAV from the exons ATGTCGAGGCGTGGACGATTGTTGATGGGCCAATGCATGCCCTGCATCAAGCAAAATGCCTCCAAGATACGCATACGCCGCATGGAACTGGACAAGAATCTGAATATG TACTTTAAAAAGGACGACTTTTACTTTGCCCACGATCCGCAAAAGGTGTGCAAGACCGGCGACGTGGTCCTGATACGAGAGCTCCCCGAGCGTATGACCCGCCTCATCACGCATGCTGTAGAAAAAGTGGTATATCCGCTTGGTGACATAACCGATCCCATCACTGGCAAAAAAGTGGTGGTCGGTAAGTACCGCGAGGATATCGAGATGGCCAACGAGCTGTTCGGTAAGTCGAAGAAGTCCTTCGACTATGACAAGGCCCCACCACGTGGTCGCCTCGAGGGCACCAAAGACTTTACCCACGGCGAGACGTACATCAAATACCATGAAGATGGCAAAGATCAGCCCTTTGCGGTCTGA